The following DNA comes from Halostagnicola kamekurae.
GTCGGCCAGCGAGACGAGTTCGGGACCGATCTCGCCGACTGCGCCCCGCGCCTCGACGGGGATATCGGCCGCCTCGAGATCGGTCGCGAGTTCCCGAACCGATTCGCTCCGTCGGGCGACGTCGTCCGGCGACGGTTGGCCATCAAAGTCGAGCCCGGCTACCGTTTCCTCGTAGTCCGCTTCGTCGTAGGATCGTCCCAAGACGACGGTCGCCCCCGTCGAGCGCGCGAGGTCGCGAACGGTCTCGAGAAGTGGGGTTCGATCATCGGCGTCCGTGACGGCGACGAAAATCGTATCTATAGCCATGAACTCGTGTGAGTATTGGTACCCATCTACATATATTTTCCCCTTTTGGCGTCCGTCATCGGAGAACGGAAACTTCGGCGACGGAGTCGTCTCACAAAATTCAACGAGTATGGGGTGGGCTGGTCCCAGTCACACCGTGAGAAGTCGAGGTCGTGGCGGGCGGTTCAGACGCCGAGGAAGGCGATCAGTCCGACGTGGACTCTGCCTGTTGTTTGGTCGCTTTCGTTCGCTCGACCTCTCCGTCGTCGATCCGGTCGCCGGAGCGGACATCGAACCCGTGGACGAGCGGGTCGTCTATCGTCAGCCAGATATCCTCCGTACGCACCGCCTCGACGGTACTGGGTGCTTTCACGGTGAGCTCGATGGAGTCTCCATCCTCGTCGCCGACGAGGACGTCGATGATCTGGTTGTCGCCCTGGGGCTCGGTCACCTTGATCTGTCCGCGAATCGCGTTGTCGACGGGCTCCGTGTGCGCCGTGAAGTACTGCGGTCGAACGCCGAGGACGAACTCGTCGTGATCCCGGTATCGTTCTGCCACGCTCGAGGCCAGCCCGTACTCGAATCCGTCGACGCCGTCGGTCGAGCGAACCACGCCGGACTCGTCCATCTCGACGGTGACGAAGTTCATCGACGGCGAGCCGATGAACCCGGCGACGAACCTGTTTTTGGGTTCGTGGTAGACCTCGTCCGGAGAGCCGATCTGCTGGATGTGACCCTCGTTCATCACCACGAGCTTGTCGCCGAGCGACATCGCCTCCTCCTGATCGTGGGTCACGTAAAGCGTCGTGATGTCGAGTTCGCGCTGGAGCACCTTGATTCGACTGCGCATGCTCAGTTTCAGTTTCGCGTCGAGATTGGCCAGCGGCTCGTCCATCAGGAACACCGACGGCCGCCGAATGATCGCGCGACCGAGCGCGACGCGCTGTTGTTGGCCACCGCTGAGATTGGCGATATCTCGATCGAGTAACTCCGGAATCTCGAGCATCTCTGCGACCTCCTGGACGCGTTCGGTGCGATCCGCGCCGTCGATTCCCGCGACCTTGAGCGGGTAGCCGATGTTCTCTCGCACCGTCATGTGCGGGTAGAGGGCGAAGTTCTGGAACACCATCGCCGCGTTCCGGTTTTTTGGGTGCACGTCGGTGACGTCGTAATCGCCGAGCGTGATCGTCCCGCTGGTCGGTTCGGTGAGGCCGGCGAGACAGCGCAGCGTCGTCGTCTTCCCGCATCCGCTGGGCCCCAGCAGGATGGCGAACTCGCCGTCTTCGACGGTGAGGTCGATGTCCTCGACCGCGATCGTATCTCCGTACCGCTTTTCGACTGAATCGTATTCGACGTTAACCATTGGTGTATACCTCCGTGAATCGCGCGTGTGCGTTGTTCGATCGTGTGCTGTGCGTCATTTGCCGACCGCCCCCATGCTGAATCCGCGGACGAGTTCCTGCCGTGCGACAAACGCGAACAGCAAGACTGGGACGAGCGCGATGGTCCCCGCGACGCTGACGTTGATCCACTGGACCGAGTACTTCGTGACGAACGACGAGAGTCCGACCGGGAGCGTCATCGCCGCGACGTCTTGGGTCAGGATGATCGCGAACAGCAACTCGTTCCACGTGATGATCGTGGTGAAGATCGCGGACGCGAGCAACCCGGGCTTGACCAGCGGAAGAACGACTTTGAAGAACGCCCCGATGTGGGTGTGGCCGTCCAACATCGCGGACTCGACGAGGCTGTCCGGCACCTCCTCGAAGAACCCCTTCATCATCCAGACCGCGAACGGGATGTTGAACATCACGTACACGCAGACGAGACCGTAGAGCGTGTTCACGAGCTGGAAGTTTCGGAAGATGACGAACAGCGGGATGATCGTCACGATCGGCGGCATGAACCGTGTCGAGAGGATGTAAAACGGCAAGTGGAAGTCGAGGTTGTACGGGAAATCGAACGTGACGAACCCGTACGCCGCTGCCGCCCCGATCGTCGTCGCGATGATAGTCGTCACGATCGTGACGATGACGCTGTTGAGGACGTATTGAATGAATTCGGGTCGCTGAGCGAACAACTGAACGAAGTTGTTCACCTGGAAATCGGTCGGGATCCACTGTGGCGGGAACGACAACAGCGCCTCTCGAGACTTGAGTGCGCCGGAGACGAGCCAGTACACCGGGAACAGCGTCCAGACGAGGAAGAAACCGAGCACCGCGTAGGTGGCTGCCTTGCTGATCCCCGTCTCCGCTAAACGCTCTTGTAGTCGCTCGGTTCGGGACGGGTCTTTGAACGGAACGTCGGGTTGTTGATCTGTAGCCATGGTTAGAATTCGATGTCCGCGATTTTGACGAAGCTCATCGCCAGGATG
Coding sequences within:
- a CDS encoding universal stress protein; translated protein: MAIDTIFVAVTDADDRTPLLETVRDLARSTGATVVLGRSYDEADYEETVAGLDFDGQPSPDDVARRSESVRELATDLEAADIPVEARGAVGEIGPELVSLADAADTDLLVIQGRSRSPAGKAIFGSTAQTVILNATCPVTFVSE
- a CDS encoding ABC transporter ATP-binding protein — translated: MVNVEYDSVEKRYGDTIAVEDIDLTVEDGEFAILLGPSGCGKTTTLRCLAGLTEPTSGTITLGDYDVTDVHPKNRNAAMVFQNFALYPHMTVRENIGYPLKVAGIDGADRTERVQEVAEMLEIPELLDRDIANLSGGQQQRVALGRAIIRRPSVFLMDEPLANLDAKLKLSMRSRIKVLQRELDITTLYVTHDQEEAMSLGDKLVVMNEGHIQQIGSPDEVYHEPKNRFVAGFIGSPSMNFVTVEMDESGVVRSTDGVDGFEYGLASSVAERYRDHDEFVLGVRPQYFTAHTEPVDNAIRGQIKVTEPQGDNQIIDVLVGDEDGDSIELTVKAPSTVEAVRTEDIWLTIDDPLVHGFDVRSGDRIDDGEVERTKATKQQAESTSD
- a CDS encoding carbohydrate ABC transporter permease, which produces MATDQQPDVPFKDPSRTERLQERLAETGISKAATYAVLGFFLVWTLFPVYWLVSGALKSREALLSFPPQWIPTDFQVNNFVQLFAQRPEFIQYVLNSVIVTIVTTIIATTIGAAAAYGFVTFDFPYNLDFHLPFYILSTRFMPPIVTIIPLFVIFRNFQLVNTLYGLVCVYVMFNIPFAVWMMKGFFEEVPDSLVESAMLDGHTHIGAFFKVVLPLVKPGLLASAIFTTIITWNELLFAIILTQDVAAMTLPVGLSSFVTKYSVQWINVSVAGTIALVPVLLFAFVARQELVRGFSMGAVGK